ATCCTCTGGACGCCGAGTATCACGGTCATGTCATTCCAGGGTGGTGTAGCCAGCGTGAATGAGTACTTCGAGAGCTTGTCGCCCAAATCTCTATGGGTCGCTGCTCTCGCGGCGCTGGTGTGGATGGTCGGTGGCGTCGTGGCGATCGCAAGGACGTGGAGGACGTCGACGGGCCAGAACTCCACTGCCAAATAGTGTTTTTGGCTCACCGCCTTGCCGGCGTCGTGATTGACGACGCCGATTTCAAGGTGCTGATAGCGATCGCCCGCTCAGGGGACCTGATGATTGCAGGGTCTTCGACGCACCCGGTAATGGCAAGGCGTGCGCAGAATCTCGATCGACGCGGGTTGGCCCGATATGTCAGTGGCGCCGAAGGGGGCTGGTCGGCGGGGATGTGGGCTGCGTACCCGACCTGCAATGGGTTCAATGCGATGTGGCGGCACGCCGGCGACACCCACGTGGATGGGTGCGGGTCGGTGTGGAATGCCGACGGCAGCTGTTCGGGGTGCCGGGAGGTGCGCCGGCTGGACCTGCTGGCGTGCGAGCGGTACATCGAGGCGCTACCGGCTGAGGCGAGGGACGCGGAGCTGCGCACGGCGGCGCTGTGGTGCGGCGAGCACGGGTTTATCCGCCGGGCCGATGTGACGACCGGGAAGACGTGCCGGTTCGGCGGGTCCCCGATCCACGATGGCGGGCTGGACCGGGTGAGCCATTCAGCGTATGCGTTGTCGCTGCGGGGATCGAAAGCGGCACATGATGATTACTCATGACGGCCCGATGGGGGAGATGCCGATCGAGGACCTTGACCGGCCCCCAGGTGGCGCCCCTGGTGGCGCGGCCGCGCCGACGTCGCGGTCCGCTCAGCGGCGCCAATGCCCGTACTGCTTCACCAATCGGTCGGTCATCATTTATGGCGAGCTGAAGGGGTGCGAGGACCGGGCGCTGCAGGCGTTGCGGCGTGCTCATCCCGAGGAGTACGACGAGTATCTGAGGCGTGAGCAGCAGGCCGCGGAGACCGCGGCCGCCACGTTGTGGGAGTACCACCTGGCCGACCAGTGCGACCGGGGGCGATCGTCGAGGGCCGGCCGGAAGAGGAGTTGATGGTGAGCAGATGCGACGCGGAGTTGTGCCCGATGTGGGACGGCGAGACGTGCCCGTGCGACACGTTCGATCTGGACCGCGACAACCTGCCCACCGACGGCACCTTCGTCATCGAGCAGGCGCGATGAGTCAGGTTGTGCATCAACGGGATTACCTGGTGGTGGCGTAGTGGCTGGCGCTGTGCTTTCTACCCCGCATCTGCTGTTTTACATGCCGGAGGAGTCGATCGCGTCGCTGACGGAGCGGTGGGAGGACTGGGTGGCCCGCGACGCCACGGTGGTGACCCGCAAAGACCAGAGTCAGGACACCTCTGGGGTGTTGTTCGAGCTGCTGCGCACGCGCATCATGCTGCGGCCGGCGTTGACGGAGGCGGTGGCGATCGCCGAGCCGCGCCTGGATCGCACGAAGAGCGCCGGCACCTCGCTGATTTTTTACCCGTTCTTGCCGTGGCCCTGGCCGAACGCGTCTCTGGGGTATCTGGTCGACGGGGATCCCGACACGTTGTGGCTCGTTCCTCGCGAGCTGACGGTCGACGACTTCTAGCAGCGCACCGGTGTCGAAGGATCAGGCGCGCAGCGAGCGCGACCGTGTGAAGGCCATCGCCTCGGGCCAGCAGGGGTGGGGCGTGATCGGCGACTCGCTCAACCATCAGCGCTACCTGAAGCTGCTGCCGGGCCGGTACCGGAATCGGCGCAAATGCTGGTGCGGCTGCGGCGGGAAGATCTCCCACGGCGGCTACGCGAACGGGCTGGCGATGACGTCGGGGTGCGAGTGGGCGATGCGGCGGTGGGTGAAAGATCCGCTCTGGCACGCCAAGGCGAAGCTGGCCGAGCTGCACGTCCGCCAGCGAGGTGAGGACGCCGAGGTCTGCGCCGCGTGCACGACGGCCTGGCCGTGCGAAATAGCGCGGCTGCTCGACCCGGCGTTGGTCACTGAGAGGTCATAGGTGGTGTCCCGCGCGCGTGCCACACTTGTGGCATGCGCGCGCGGGTGAGCACGACGGTCGATGCTGACCTGCTGGACCGTGCCCGGGCCCTCATGGCCGGCGCCAAGGATCACGCCCTCTTCGACCAGGCGCTGAGCGCGCTGCTGGCGGCCAATCGGGCTGCTGAGGTCGACGCCAGCTACGCCGCCTACGACGAGCTGCCGGCCGACGAGCCGGATCAGTGGGGCGACGTCGAGCAGTGGCGCGAATCGGCGGGGCAGCGGTGATGCTGCCCGCGCGCGGTGAGTTGTGGTGGTGCGCCGCCGGCGCTGGGCAGCGGCCCGTGGTGGTCCTGTCGCGTGATGTGGCGATCCCTCGGCTGCGTCGAGTGTTGGTGGCCCCGTGCACGACGACGGTGCGCGGGCTGGCCAGTGAGGTGGTCCTGACGCCTGGTGAGGATCCGGTGCCGCAGCGGTCGGCGGTGAATCTTGATTTGGTCGAGAGCGTTCCGCTGGCGGCACTGGAATCGCGGTTGGGTCGGTTGGCCGATGACCGGATGCGGGCGGTGTGCGCGGCGCTGGCCGTCGCGGTGGACTGGCGTTGAGCAGATACGCCGAATTTGAGGCCCTGGGCGCCGTCGGGAGCGCCTATGAGCGGTGGACTGAGGCCAACACCCGCCTTGACGACGCGATGGGTGAGGCGGCCGCTCAGGAGGCCGCCCCACCGGTGGCCGAGATGGACGCCGACTTCCAGGCCGGACTCGAGGTGACCCGGGGTCGGTCCGAGCATCGGCGCGTCGGACCACGCGCCCGGTTCGCCGAACAGGAAGGGCAGCTCGATGCAGTGGCATGCGCCCAGGGGGGCCCGCCGCGGCTGCCAGTCGAAGCGGTAGGTGCCGACGCGGCCGCCGTGGGCGCGCCACGTCTCGACAAAGCGGGTGGCCCCGAAGAAACGGTTGGTGACCAGTGGTCCAGCGGCGCGAATGATGCTGCGTTGTAGCGGCTTTAGCGTGCTGAGCCGCGCCACCTGCGGTTTCAGCGCGACGAAAGGTGTGGCGTCGTGCTTAGTGTGTCCGATCAGCAGTTCCACGCGGCGGGTGGCGTCGGCGATCCGGCCGGGCAGCTCCGCCGCGGTGGGTAGCGGACCGCGGCCCATCCGCGGCGCGAACGCCAACCCGCCGATCCACCCGAAACCCTGCGCTGCCGCTACCCCGACCGCCTCGGCCGCCAACAATTGATCCCAGGTCGCTGTCCGCGGATCGGTCCCGGCCAGAGACGAGACGATGGCGCGGTCCACGGCTTGCGTCAAGTCCTCGCGGGCGGCGATGACGTCCCCGTTGCCGGTGCCCACACCGAGTGGGGCGCTCTGGAGGATCGCGCGGTGGAAGAGCCCGTGGGCCTGCTCGCTGAGCATCAGCGCGACGACGGTGTCGGCGCCTGCGGACTGACCGAATGCGGTGACGTTGGCGGGATCTCCGCCAAATGCGGCGATGTTGTCGCGAATCCACTGCAGCGCAAGGATCTGGTCGCGCAGTCCCGCGTTGTCGGTGCCCTCAACGCCGATCGGGTTCGCGTACCCAAAGATGCCCAGTCGGTAGCTGACGGTGACCACGACGACGTTGCCCTCGCGGGCCAGCGCTGTTGCGTCGTATTTCGGCGACTCACCAGTGCCCGCGACGTAAGCGCCGCCGTGGAACCACACCATCACCGGGAGGTTTTCGGAACCGGTCGGGGCGGTGACGGAGAGGACCAGGCAGTCCTCGCCGAAGGTCAGGTCGCCCAGCATGTCGCCGGCGACGAAGTTCAGCCGTCCCGGTCGTTGTGGGCACACCGGTCCTCGCCCGGCCGCGTCCGTGGCGCCCGGGGCGCTCCGTGGTGGTGGTGTCGGCGCTTTGAACCGTTCCGCCTGCCCGTAGGGCAGGCCGCGGGCATGCAGCACGCCGTCGCGCTCGTCGACCGCGATGGCTCCGCTGCTGATCGCCAATTCCATGCCACCGAAGGTAGTGCGGCGCGCTACGCCAGCTGTGCTTCGGTGATGCAGGCTGCATCACGAGTCGGTTACGGGGCGGTTGAGCCGGCGTCGGTGTAGTCGGTGTCGTCGAGGTCCCACATTGCCCCGTTGGGGTCGCGCACGGTGTCGTGTTCGCACTGCGGGCAGCGGAATGCGGTGATGAGTCCGACGAGGTGGCGGTGGCCGCGTAGGCGGGCCGGGCCGATCGCCGGGGGTGCGCTTGCCTGGTCGGTCCAGATGCGGCCCACGTTGATCTGGGGTGCTGCGGTGGTGCCGCAGTGGTCGCAGCGTTCCGGTCGACGCGGCGGCGGGCAGATCATGACGCCGGCGGTGTCGCTCCAGTCGCTCCACTGCACGGGGAGGCCGTCCCATCGTGGTGGCAGGTCATGGTCGCGTGGCCACAGGTCGAGGCCGATCTGTCCGGCTGGGGTCTTCACTGGTCAGGTCCAGGGTCGGGTGATGGCGTCCATGTGGTGGTCCTGGGTGGCGCGGGCCGCGCGCCGCTGGGCGCGGTGGTCGCGGGTGTAGCGCCGGGACAGGATCCAGAGGTCGCGGGCGTTGGGTTCGACGCCGGCGAGGTAGTGCAGCTGGGGATCGGTCAGTCTGGCCGGGTGTCCGTTGGCGTTGATGCCGGTGATGACGACGTTGCCTCGTAGCAGGGGGACCTGTCGGGCGGTGAATGTCGTTGTGGCGAGGAGTAGTTCAGTGGCGCGGCGGTTGAGTTGTGTGTGGGAGGAGTGCGTGGCTGGGGTGAACCAAAAGACGGTGGTAATCAGCTGGGCGGTGACGGTCTCCAGGCGGTGCTCGCGCACCAGGTCGGCGATGTCGCCGGTGCCCTGTAGCTCCACCTTGTAGAGGCGGCCGTTGTGGCTGGCGTGGATGGCTTGAATCATGTGACACCTCGTCGTCTGCACGTGTTGCGGAGTCTAGGGAGCGCACTGGACACGGGCGAGGGATTGTGGTGCAGTGCCTGGAGGTTGCGCGGTTGCTCGGGTTCAGCGCAGGGTTTTGAGTGCGTCCAGGAAGGCCCAGCCGCCGCCGGTGCCGGCGCCGCCTGCTGCGGCCAATACAGCTGCAGTCCAGATCAGCCGCTTGATGCGTCGCACCAGCCGCAGCAGCGCCAGTGCGACGAGTACTCCGACGGCGCCGATGACCACCATCAGTAGCGGACTCGTCCCAATACCAGCGGCGTCCAACAGATTCGGATCGGTCATGATGCCGCCCCTGAGACGGCACCGGTCTCGGCGTCAGCCATCCAGCTCGCCCCAGCTGTTCGTGGTCGAGCGGATCTCGCCGGCCGGTGAAGCCTCCGAGGAGTGCGCGGCGTGGCGGCCCTCGGTCGTCGGGTCAGCGTTGTCAGGTGTCGTCGATTCTTCTGGCTTTGAGTGTCGGCCCACGCCGTCATCCCTCTCCTCGTTGATCATTCGGACACGTCGGCTGATGCATGCCTCGTCCGTTTCATCGGACGAGTCGTGCCTTCGCAGCGGTCAGTTCGCGCCTCGCGGTCTCGATGAGCGCGGCGAGGTCGCTGCCGCGCTCGCTTTCTGCGTACTCGATGTCGTAGACCGGGCCGGCCAGCTCCGCCAACGTGCGAGCAGCTCGCCGGGACGCGTCTATCGCCGCGTGCAGTTCGTCGTCGAGACGGGCTCGCAGTTCGATGATCGCGGCCTCATGGTCGATCTCGGCGGCGGTGAGTCGCCCCGCTGCACGGTCGGCGGCGTCTTGGGCTGCGGTCCCGTTGCGCACGAACTCGCTGAGGAAGTGTGTGGATTGGGTCATCGTGCCGCCGCTCGGATGCCGGCGGCCGCGGCCTCGGGTGACAGTCCTTGCTTCCAGTTGTCGTGGAACTCGTCGAGCGAGTACCCGTCGGTGTCGGAGTCGCCGTCAGCGGAGTGTCCGAGGAGTGCTTCGACGGCGTTGATCCAGCGCTCCCATGCGGTGGGTTCGCAGGCGGCTGATTCGTAGGCCCAGCGGTCGATGTGGTCGTTTCCCGCGCTCATCGGTCGGCCCGCCCTGCTGCCCGGACGGGGGCGGGGTCGTAGCAGGCCCGGTGGCCGTCGTTGGAGTAGTGCTCGGCGGCGCCGGCGCATCCTCTCGGGCAGCCGCCGGTAGCGGTGCGGCCACCGCCGGAGTGCGGGCATACTCCGCGCTGGCGGCCGGCATGGTCCTCGTCGAGGTGGTGGATGGGCAGGGCGTCGTCGGGGTAGAAATCGTCGTCGGCCGCGGCCCGCTCGTCGAGCACGTCGTGTGTCTGCATCGCGGTGATCTCCCTTCGGGTCGTGAGGGGATTGTCTCTCGGCGGCCTGACACCGCGGGGGATCGCCGGCAGGCCTGCCACTAAACGTCGTGGTCGCCGCGGACGTCGGGCCGGTAGGATCGGTTCTCGGCCGATAGCGCATGGAGGTGCGGTGATGGAGCGAAAGACACCCAAGAAGGTGGTGGTGTCGAAGGCTGCCGTCAAGAAGGCCGGGATGCGGTCCACCAAGGCGTCGGCCAAGCTGGAGGGCCGGGTCGTGCCAGCCGGTCACCGCCAATCAGCCGCGGTGAAGGCCTACCTCGCGAAGCAGCAGCCGCCCAAGCGCTGATGCCGCTAACGCCTGGTTACGGCGAAACTCCGCTGCCTCACGACGAACTTGATGCTCTACTGACTGAGGTCGTCGAGATCCTCGACAAGCCGGTCACCCGGGCGGACGTCTATGCCCTCGAACAGAGCTTGCAGGAGCAGGTGTTCGATGCGTTGATGCCGGCGGCGCTGGACGGCTCGTTGCCGCTCGACGAGCTTCTCGGCGACTACTTCATCCGTGATCTCCATACCCAGTTGTTCGGGCCGATCTGGCAGTGGGGCGGGCGGCCGCGTCAGCTCGAACTCAACATCGGCGTCGCTCCCGAACTGATCGCCGTCGAGCTGCGCAACGCGCTCGACTCGATCGCCTGGCGGTGGGAACACACCGACGACTGGACTCCCCGCCAGTTGGGGATCGTGGTCCATGCCGAGACGGTTCGCATACACCCGTTCGTTGACGGAAACGGCCGCACAACAAGGCTTCTCGCTGACCTCGTTTTCGCCGCGGCCCAAGACCCCACCGAGCAGCAGTACGACTGGGATCTGGACAAGCCGCGCTACATCGGGCTGCTGCGTGCCTTCGACATGCACCGGGACGTGACGGATCTCGCTGCGTTCGTCGGCGTTGAGCAGATCGAGCAGCAGGAGCCCTAAGGCGAACGGAAATCGGCCGGCCAACGAACGCGGCGCGGCGGTCGGGCGTTGGCGGCTATCGGCATCGACCTCAGTTGCGCATGTTGGCGAATGGGCGCATTCCGTGATGGGCGCGGAATCGCACGATCATGTCCGTTTCGGTCGAGGCCGCCTCGGCGTCGTCGGTGATACGCCATCCGACGAGGAGGTTGGCGTGATCGGCCAGCTGCCATATCCGTCGGCCTCCGGAGTGGCCGACCGGTTCCCCGGCACCGAACCGGCGGAATTCATCGAGCCGTTTACGCAGGCCGCGGCGTCCGCTGCTCCCCGCGTTGGCCTTGCCGATGTAGACGATGCGGGTGCCGGAAACCCACAGCGCCTGCAGGTCGGCGACGGGCACGGTCGGGTCCTTGCCCTTGAAGTGGCCGGCAGGGGAGACGTCGAGGAATGACGGGGGATCGTCGGTGGGTCGGACGATGACGTACACGCCTGGATCGGTGGGCACGTTGGCGGTGGGCAGCGCGGCGAACGGCACCCATCCGGTGAAGGCGTCCAGGTCGATTGGTTCAGTGGTCACGGCAGCTTTCTGGTGCGTTCGTCGAGCAGTTCGGTTCGATGGTGTCAGCGGCGCCGGCGGCGTTCGGTGTCGAGGTCGACGACGCCTTTGGGGCTGACGTCGGCGATGCTTTCGCGGCCGGAGACGGTGGTTGCGCCCTGGTGTTCGGCGACGGCCGCGGCGATCCGGTCGGCCATGGTGCTGATCGTGTCGTCGGTGAGGTAGACCTTGGCGGCTTGGCGGCCGATGCGCATAAGGCGAGCTACGTGGTCCACGTCGGCGGAGATGTCCTGGCGGGCGACGTCCTCGCTGACGGTCAGTCCATGGCGGTCAGCGAGCAGTTTGACCAGCAGGGCGGCGCGGTCGTCGAGCCACGGTGAGCGGCGCGCTTTGGTCATCGCTGGCACGGTGGTCGCGCTGGGTGTCGACGTCGGGCTGCCATGCCGGAACGGTACCGGCTCGCCGCCGCCGTTCCAGGTGGGCAGTGTCAGCGCCACGACCGCATGATGGCGGCCATCCGGGGTGGCTTCGGTGTGGCTGGATGCGCGCCGCTGAGCGCGGAGATCACGGGGAGTGCCGATAGCCGAGGATCCACTAGCCGGCGGTTTCCCGACTCGAAGCGGCGCCTACGAGGTGTGCGCGGTCAGTTGAGAGGGTGCAGAGTGCAGTTGGCCGGCGCTGACGGCGCGTGAACGCCATCGAGAGCGATCGCAGCAACTATCGTGCATGGGGGTTCTCCCGCGAAGGTGTGGAGTTGATGGCGGCACCCGAGGGGGAGGTTGATCGTGACGTTTGACCGCGGTCAGCGGGTCCGTGTTCAGGCTGCCGGTGTGCCCGAGTTCGCGACGATCCGCTTCGCTATTCCCGGCGATTCTGACGGTTCGTGGGACTTGATCCTGGTCGACGACGAGGACCGCCGGCATGAGATCAATCTGGCTGCCGACGACACCACCACCGTGCGCACACTCGTCAGCGATGGGCACGGGGATTCCGCGCGAGTGCTGGCCGCCATGTGGACGCAGTGGATGGACGCCGCGGCGACCAACGCGGAGTCCAGCGCGATGGCGTCGATGCCCCTCAAGCCATACGCGCATCAGACCACCGCGGTGTACGGCGCGATGCTGCCGCAACCTCAACTAAGGTTTCTGCTCGCCGACGAACCCGGTACCGGTAAGACGATCATGGCGGGGTTGTATCTGCGCGAGATGCAGCGCCTCGGCTTGGTGAAGCGCGCGCTGATCGTCTGCCCCGCCAACTTGGCCTCAAAGTGGGTCGATGACTTCTCCCGTCTGCTCGGTGGCGGTCTGCGGCAGATCACCTCGGCGACGGTGCGTGAGGACGCATTGAACTCCAATGATCTGTGGGTCGTTTCGCTCGAATTGGCGGCGGTCAATCCGGCCGTCCAGGACGCGCTGCGCCCGGACAAGGCCGGATGGGATCTAGTGGTGTTCGACGAGGCCCACCGGTTGACTCCGACCGCGGCGGGATTCCACCAAGTGGGTCGTCTGCTGGCGAAGAACACCCCGCGGGCACTGCTGATGACCGCGACCCCCCACCGTGGCAAGGAATGGCTATTCCGGCACCTCCTGCACTTGGTCGACCCAGCCATCTATCCCGATCCTGGTAGCGATCCAAATGTCGCCCTGTCGGCGCTGCGGCCCGGCCCCATCCACTTCCTTCGCCGGATGAAGGAAGATCTGGTCGACTACGACGGCAAGACGCGGCTGTTCAAGGGACGCTTCGCCGCAAATCACAGCGTCGCCCTCAGCCAAGCCGAGTACGCCTACTACCAGGCCGCGCTGGACATGGTGGAGCAGTACTTCCCCCAGACGGCGCAACCGCTGGCCCGGATGGTGTACGGAAAGCGGGCCGCGTCGAGCCTCTACGCGTTGGCCGAGACGCTGCGGCGACGGTCCACCCACATGGGAGAGATGAGCGAGGCCGAGGCCGCGCTCATCGCCGAGAGCAGCGGCGACGGCGATGAGAGCGAAGTCGACGAGGCGAAGGTCATTCACACCGGGTCGACGTCCACGCGTGCAGAGCGCACTGCCATCAAGGGACTGCTCGACCGGATCGACGCCACCATCTCCGATTCCGCATGGCTGCCATCGAAGTGGCGGCGCCTCACGGAGGATTGCTTGTCCAAGCACGCGATCCTTCCGGGCAACGGTGAGCAGGCCGTGGTGTTCACCGAGTACGCCGATTCGGCGCAGTGGATCTCCGATCGACTCAACGCCGAGGGTTACACCGCGAAGATGTATTCGGGCCGGCAGAGCAAGCCCGACCGCGATGAGGTCCGAAAAGCATTCATGCGCGGCGACTTTCAGGTGATTGTCACCACCGATGCGGGCAACGAGGGTATCGATCTACAGGCTGCGCACGTCCTGGTGAACTACGACATCCCGTGGTCGTTGGTGCGGTTGGAGCAGCGGATGGGTCGCATCCACCGGGTGGGACAGCTCCGCGAGGTCTACCTGTACAACCTGGTGGCCACCGACACCCGCGAAGGTGAGACGCTGCTGCGTCTACTCGACAACTTCGTCACCGCGGCCAACGAGTTGCACGGGCAGATGTTCGACAGCCTCTCCGCGGTCGCCGAGATCACCGGGGTGGATTACGACCGCTGGTTGACTGACCTGTACGGCAACGACGAGGCCAAGAAGCAGGTCGCGATCGACGCGGCTAGGGCTGTTCAGGCCCAGGAGCTGACGCGCGTAGCCCGCCAGGTGCGTGACAACGAGCGTCGGTTGGCCAGCCAGGTCGATGCCGTGGCGGCGCTGACACTGTTGCAACGAGATCTGTTCGCGCGCATCAATCCCGCGATCGTGGAGGCGTACCTGGATCGGCTGTCAGCGGCTGGGGTGCTGCAGGCCGCGCCCACCGCGGCGGGTCCGGGATTTCGTCGGCTGTCGTTGGCCGGACAATCCCTGCCGCCATCGCTGGGGGGTGGCGCAGACGCGCACATCGCTACCAGCGGGGAGGCTGTGCGCGCCGCTGAAGAGAGTATCGACGTGGGGGACACCGTCACCCTGGGACCGGGTGAGCCGGCGTTCACCGATCTGATTGCCTTGGCTGACCGCGCTCTGGCCGAGGACCTCTACCAGTCGGGTGCGGCCGCCGATCCGAGCAGTCTGACGCCGTATGACCTCTACGCCTACGAGGCGACCATGACCGAGAGCGACGGCAAGCGAGCCAGTGTGTGGGCGACGCTGGTCAAGGTCGATGACAGCGGTAACGCCCGCGCGGTGCGGTGGGAGACGTTGGCCAACCTGGTGCCGACCGAGACTGCTGGCACCGCAGCCCATCCCGCGCGTGAGGGGCGCGCTCAAGAGGTGGCCAGGGCGGTGGCCGAGACCACGGTGACCGAGCACCGGAAGGTGCGGACCGACTGGTTCGGGCAGGCGCGGCGGGATCTGAACAATCTTCCGTTGAATCTGACCGAGGGAATTGAGGACCGTGACACTCGGGTGGCTCTTCGTCGGCAGTTCCAGGTGCAGACATCGGCGCGGGTCGCGGAGTTGGAGCGTCTCACCGACGTGCAGTTGACCGACCCGAAGTTGGTGGGCCGGATCCGTGTGGTGGCGGCCGCCGACGCAAGTACGCAGGCCGAGATCGACGCAGAGATGGTGTCGATGAGTCATGTGCGTCAACTGCTGGTCGATGACGGCTGGGTGGTCGAGGACGTGCACACCGAGGGACGCGGTTACGACCTGGAAGCTCGGCGTAACAGCCAGATCCGGCACGTCGAGGTCAAGGGAGTGCTGGACAGCGCGGCCAGCAATGGGATTCGGATGACGGGCAACGAAGTTCTCATCGCCACTCAGCATCGCCGCAACTACTGGCTGTACGTGGTCGATCAGTGCGCCGATGGGGTAGGTCGGTTCTTCGGCGCCTACGAGGACCCCGCCACCTTGTTCTCTACCGACATGACTGGGGACGCGATCTTCCGCGTACCGGGCAGCAGCCTGAAGAGCGCACCGGGAAGCAATCTATGACCTGGATGATCGAACGTTGGTTCCCGTGCGCGGAGGTCAGCGCGCATAGTCAGTCCGGTTGGGGCAGCGGTAATTCCGAGGTCGGCATCATGACGTGGTTCGCCAAGCGGCCCACCGCTCAGGCTAAGGCGGCCACCATTTGCTCGCTGCTGCCCTGGCCAGATGACCCCGCCGAGCAGCAGGATCTGCAGCAGCTGGTCCGAGACGCGATGACAGGTCGTTTCGCGGCCGTTGACGCTCTGAACAAGAAGATCGCGGCAAGCCACACTTCGCCCGTGTCGACGCTGGACCCGTTCAGCGGCCGCGGCATGATCCCGTTGGAGACCGCCCGGCTGGGCCTTACCGCCTATGCGATCGACTACAGCCCAGTCGCCGTGTTGGCGTCGCGGCTTCTCACCGATTACCCGTTTCGGGACTGGGACAACGAGCCGGCACTGCCCTTCGACCAGTCCCAATTGGGAACTCGGGCTCGGCTCGTCGGTGATGTCGACGCGATCTTCCGCGAGGTCTCCACTCGGCATGAGGAGGCGCTAGCGCGGTTTTACCCCGAAGTGGGTGGTCGACAGGCTTGGGGTTATCTGTGGGCGGTCACCATTCCGTGCCAGGAATGCTCGCGGCCGTTCCCGCTGATCGGACGACTAAATTTGCGCCAACCGAGCACTCGGCGAAACCGCAGGACCAAGACCACGTTTGAAGATCCTGGCCAGGCCTATTACATCGAGACCGACAACGCTTCTGGCACGTGGTCAGTGGTCGTCCACGACGGCGAGCCGCAGCGTGCACCCACCCGCCAGGTCCCGCCGGGTCGGAGCAAGTACGACAGCAACGGCCGGCTGGCCGTGTGCCCGTTCTGCGGTCACGCGCACGACCGCCACATGCAGATGCGCATCCTGGCCGAAGGGCACGGTGACGACGCGCCCCTGCTGGCGGCCGATCTGGACGCCGACGTCGGCAAGTCCTATCGGGCGTTGGAGCCGGTCGAGTTGGACGCGATCGCCGCCGCCACTGCCGCGGTCGGTGACCAGCCTCGGTTCGGTCCGTTCCTGACGGCGGTGCCCGACGAGCAGATCCCCGCGGGCAATACCTGGACCGTGCAGGCCACGGTGTACGGGACACGCACCTACGGCCAGATGATGAATGCGCGTCAAACGTTGTCGTTCGTGACGCTGGCGCGGGTGATTGGTGACATCGGACGCGAGCTGGCCGGCAACGGCAATAGCGACGAGTACGTGCGTGCGATGACCGGTTACTGCGCCGCGGCGATGGCCCGCAAGATTCGGCGCGCCACTCGCGGGTGCACGTTGGACCCGAAGCTGAACAAGGTCAACGACGTGTTCGCGACCGAATCGAGCCTGAACTTCTCGTTTGACTACTTCGAGGTCGGGTTGGCCGACGGTCCCGGCAGCTGGGACTCCGTGGCGGGCGGCACGTTGAGTGCGTTGGAGGCGACGATGCCGCCGTCTACCGGTCACCCGTGCGACGTGCGCAGAGGATCAGCGGTCAGTCTGCCGTTCCGCG
This portion of the Mycolicibacterium tusciae JS617 genome encodes:
- a CDS encoding type II toxin-antitoxin system PemK/MazF family toxin; translated protein: MLPARGELWWCAAGAGQRPVVVLSRDVAIPRLRRVLVAPCTTTVRGLASEVVLTPGEDPVPQRSAVNLDLVESVPLAALESRLGRLADDRMRAVCAALAVAVDWR
- a CDS encoding Fic family protein encodes the protein MPLTPGYGETPLPHDELDALLTEVVEILDKPVTRADVYALEQSLQEQVFDALMPAALDGSLPLDELLGDYFIRDLHTQLFGPIWQWGGRPRQLELNIGVAPELIAVELRNALDSIAWRWEHTDDWTPRQLGIVVHAETVRIHPFVDGNGRTTRLLADLVFAAAQDPTEQQYDWDLDKPRYIGLLRAFDMHRDVTDLAAFVGVEQIEQQEP
- a CDS encoding helicase-related protein, which gives rise to MTFDRGQRVRVQAAGVPEFATIRFAIPGDSDGSWDLILVDDEDRRHEINLAADDTTTVRTLVSDGHGDSARVLAAMWTQWMDAAATNAESSAMASMPLKPYAHQTTAVYGAMLPQPQLRFLLADEPGTGKTIMAGLYLREMQRLGLVKRALIVCPANLASKWVDDFSRLLGGGLRQITSATVREDALNSNDLWVVSLELAAVNPAVQDALRPDKAGWDLVVFDEAHRLTPTAAGFHQVGRLLAKNTPRALLMTATPHRGKEWLFRHLLHLVDPAIYPDPGSDPNVALSALRPGPIHFLRRMKEDLVDYDGKTRLFKGRFAANHSVALSQAEYAYYQAALDMVEQYFPQTAQPLARMVYGKRAASSLYALAETLRRRSTHMGEMSEAEAALIAESSGDGDESEVDEAKVIHTGSTSTRAERTAIKGLLDRIDATISDSAWLPSKWRRLTEDCLSKHAILPGNGEQAVVFTEYADSAQWISDRLNAEGYTAKMYSGRQSKPDRDEVRKAFMRGDFQVIVTTDAGNEGIDLQAAHVLVNYDIPWSLVRLEQRMGRIHRVGQLREVYLYNLVATDTREGETLLRLLDNFVTAANELHGQMFDSLSAVAEITGVDYDRWLTDLYGNDEAKKQVAIDAARAVQAQELTRVARQVRDNERRLASQVDAVAALTLLQRDLFARINPAIVEAYLDRLSAAGVLQAAPTAAGPGFRRLSLAGQSLPPSLGGGADAHIATSGEAVRAAEESIDVGDTVTLGPGEPAFTDLIALADRALAEDLYQSGAAADPSSLTPYDLYAYEATMTESDGKRASVWATLVKVDDSGNARAVRWETLANLVPTETAGTAAHPAREGRAQEVARAVAETTVTEHRKVRTDWFGQARRDLNNLPLNLTEGIEDRDTRVALRRQFQVQTSARVAELERLTDVQLTDPKLVGRIRVVAAADASTQAEIDAEMVSMSHVRQLLVDDGWVVEDVHTEGRGYDLEARRNSQIRHVEVKGVLDSAASNGIRMTGNEVLIATQHRRNYWLYVVDQCADGVGRFFGAYEDPATLFSTDMTGDAIFRVPGSSLKSAPGSNL
- a CDS encoding DUF1156 domain-containing protein, which translates into the protein MTWMIERWFPCAEVSAHSQSGWGSGNSEVGIMTWFAKRPTAQAKAATICSLLPWPDDPAEQQDLQQLVRDAMTGRFAAVDALNKKIAASHTSPVSTLDPFSGRGMIPLETARLGLTAYAIDYSPVAVLASRLLTDYPFRDWDNEPALPFDQSQLGTRARLVGDVDAIFREVSTRHEEALARFYPEVGGRQAWGYLWAVTIPCQECSRPFPLIGRLNLRQPSTRRNRRTKTTFEDPGQAYYIETDNASGTWSVVVHDGEPQRAPTRQVPPGRSKYDSNGRLAVCPFCGHAHDRHMQMRILAEGHGDDAPLLAADLDADVGKSYRALEPVELDAIAAATAAVGDQPRFGPFLTAVPDEQIPAGNTWTVQATVYGTRTYGQMMNARQTLSFVTLARVIGDIGRELAGNGNSDEYVRAMTGYCAAAMARKIRRATRGCTLDPKLNKVNDVFATESSLNFSFDYFEVGLADGPGSWDSVAGGTLSALEATMPPSTGHPCDVRRGSAVSLPFRDRSISAVVTDPPYDAMIDYSDASDLFYVWIKRALAESWPEIGFTAHELGVQEKQEEIIVKKGGTSNNDHRNRQHYDTLITKAFAEAQRVVAEDGIVTIVFGHGEPEVWQRLLTAIRDAGLVLTGAWPAKTEPGGKVGFTNIVTTLTMTCRPAPAGRSSGRKGAVEAELKAEIRRRYPEWERWGLAPADMLMAAAGPAMEVVGRYSDVLDARGNPVDIYTFLPLARAAVQEAMAVEINHQPLDSFDARTRFALWWVRLYGRQVQAKSELRWQTLASALEITQIRDLIRDSGNGVQFVDAARFSTKIDADSAAIDVVLALARVSEDGLDAMGQVLADAGRDADDVHLWAAIQFLADRLPDNDPDAVALTRMLRTRTAIGTAAGTATATGTAAALRQQDADDQLKLM